A DNA window from Calliphora vicina chromosome 1, idCalVici1.1, whole genome shotgun sequence contains the following coding sequences:
- the noi gene encoding splicing factor 3A subunit 3, producing the protein METLLEQQRRFHEERERLLKLMVDEYANKKVSEKERIYSEHRLKYLLDLHHNSTDKLKDLYEDKDNERKTEIQALSGPNEFNEFYNRLKQIKEFYKKHPSEVSIPLSVEFEDLVKAYSNPDEMSALVEFTDEEGGGRYLDLNECYEMYINLRGVEKVDYITYLMSFDHVFDIPKERKNKDFKKYIESINDYLHNFIVRVQPLFDLEEEMLKVDLEFQKQWIQGTFPGWSSKETESALANTGAHLDLSAFSSWEELASLGLDRLKSALMALGLKCGGTLEERAQRLFSTKGKNTLDPSLMAKKPAKSTSTQSRENERHKEVAQLEAYLYKYAELVSEQRSASKENVQRKQARTGGERDDSDVEASDSDNDDDPDADEVPYNPKNLPLGWDGKPIPYWLYKLHGLNISYNCEICGNYTYKGPKAFQRHFAEWRHAHGMRCLGIPNTAHFANVTQIEDAITLWEKLKSQKQSERWIADQEEEFEDSLGNVVNRKTFEDLKRQGLL; encoded by the coding sequence atggaaactttgcTAGAACAGCAAAGACGCTTTCACGAAGAACGTGAACGTCTGCTAAAACTCATGGTTGATGAGTATGCCAATAAAAAAGTAAGTGAAAAGGAACGAATTTACTCTGAACACCGGCTAAAATATCTATTAGACTTGCACCATAATTCTACGGATAAACTAAAGGATTTATACGAGGATAAAGATAATGAACGTAAAACTGAGATTCAAGCTCTTTCCGGACCAAATGAGTTCAATGAATTTTACAACCGTTTAAAGCAAATCAAAGAGTTCTATAAGAAACATCCCAGCGAAGTCAGCATACCACTGTCGGTGGAATTTGAAGATTTGGTAAAAGCCTACAGTAATCCCGATGAAATGTCTGCATTGGTAGAGTTTACAGATGAAGAGGGCGGAGGACGTTATTTGGACTTGAATGAATGCTATGAAATGTATATTAATTTGAGAGGAGTGGAAAAGGTCGACTATATTACATATTTGATGTCATTTGACCATGTTTTTGATATACCAAAGGAAAGAAAGAATAAGGATTTCAAGAAGTATATAGAGTCCATAAATgattatttacataatttcatAGTAAGAGTTCAACCATTATTTGATTTGGAAGAGGAGATGCTAAAAGTGGATttagaatttcaaaaacaatggATACAAGGTACTTTTCCAGGTTGGTCTTCTAAGGAGACTGAATCAGCTTTGGCAAATACTGGTGCACACTTGGATCTCTCGGCCTTCTCTAGTTGGGAGGAATTGGCTTCTTTGGGTCTGGATCGTTTAAAATCAGCTTTAATGGCTCTAGGTCTCAAATGTGGAGGTACTCTGGAAGAACGAGCTCAACGTTTGTTCTCCACAAAAGGTAAAAACACTCTGGATCCATCATTGATGGCCAAGAAGCCAGCCAAAAGTACTTCGACGCAATCAAGAGAGAATGAACGGCACAAGGAAGTAGCTCAATTGGAAGCATATCTGTACAAATATGCTGAATTAGTATCTGAGCAGCGTAGTGCGTCCAAAGAAAATGTTCAACGTAAACAGGCGCGTACTGGCGGTGAAAGGGATGACAGCGATGTAGAAGCTAGTGATTCAGATAATGATGACGATCCTGATGCAGATGAGGTGCCATATAATCCTAAAAATCTGCCGTTGGGATGGGATGGAAAACCTATACCTTACTGGCTATATAAATTACATGGCTTGAATATAAGTTACAATTGTGAAATTTGCGGTAATTACACTTACAAAGGTCCCAAAGCATTCCAGCGTCATTTTGCGGAATGGCGACATGCTCATGGCATGCGTTGTTTGGGTATACCCAATACCGCTCATTTTGCCAATGTAACCCAAATCGAAGATGCAATAACATTGTGGGAAAAATTAAAGTCACAAAAACAGTCTGAAAGATGGATAGCTGATCAGGAAGAAGAATTTGAAGATTCTCTAGGTAATGTGGTTAATCGTAAGACATTTGAAGATTTAAAGAGACAAGGTTTATtataa
- the PolZ2 gene encoding DNA polymerase zeta subunit 2 yields MEDLQDIVVEALEVFINHILYVRDLYPGQIFKKRRIYNTPVFVSIYPPLNTYLYKVLRTSRELLKTSELECVEVILYRDDHTEYERYKFKAEIGKNNKNEDEFLLDFEEQLRGSLSILAERLKGLEKLPSDAQFRVLVHTTQSAFIRLTHNSNYQDFPWLRADLKPSVPQQEISLLPLTCLRCIGLNLTAEIF; encoded by the exons ATGGAAG ACCTACAAGATATTGTCGTGGAGGCTTTAGAAGTATTCATTAACCATATACTGTACGTGCGCGATTTATATCCCggacaaatattcaaaaaacgTAGGATATACAACACACCGGTTTTTGTGTCCATCTACCCACCTTTAAATACATATCTGTATAAAGTGCTTAGAACTTCCAGAGAATTGTTAAAAACTAGTGAATTAGAATGTGTGGAGGTGATTTTGTATAGGGATGATCACACCGAATATGAACGTTATAAATTTAAAGCAGAGattggaaaaaataacaaaaatgaagatgaatttttattagattttgaaGAACAACTCAGAGGTTCATTAAGCATATTGGCAGAAAGGCTGAAAGGTTTAGAAAAACTTCCCTCGGATGCCCAATTTAGAGTTTTGGTGCATACCACACAATCAGCTTTTATAAGATTAACACATAATTCAAATTACCAG gacTTTCCTTGGCTACGAGCGGATTTGAAACCTTCAGTACCTCAGCAAGAGATTTCTTTGCTGCCTCTAACATGCCTTAGATGCATAGGCTTGAATTTAACTGCTGAAatcttttag